Within the Anguilla rostrata isolate EN2019 chromosome 6, ASM1855537v3, whole genome shotgun sequence genome, the region ACTAATGCCAACACAGGCAATGTTGCATGAGAAGTGCAGGAGGAAATTATCATCTGAGAACAGGAAGTATTCAGGGCTGGACAGGGGAAGGCCAAGCGCGCCTCAGGGCATGTATGGGCCATAATATGAAAACACAGCCTTTCACACCacagtgtttcattttgaagCCAAAGGCCTGTTCCGTCACAGTGTAGCATCTTCAGTTCAGGGTTAAATGCCTGCCGTCACACGGAAAGAAGGTCTTTCTGCAGCACAGtttcacagcacagcctcacggcacagcactgcagcacagactcaaggcacagcactgcagcacagtgtgGTTCAAATTTGGTGTTAAATCTTCGTTCTGTTGCATCACAGAATTTTGGTTCAGGGTTAAAAATTCAGCCGTCACTGATTGTTTAGCCGCCGGCCTCCGGACAACATGGACTCCGCCTAATTCCGGGATTCACTCAACAGGAGGTcaggcctgtggggggggggggcactagcATCTAGCATTCTAATTACCACATGCAGCAAAGTCAACTTCAAGCCTGGTAGATAAGCCCCCATAGCTAGGAAACTTTGAAGTTTCAAGCACTGCCATACCTTGGGTTTAGCCTGAAAGAAAATCCCACAGGCTAATTTTACTGTGATCTTAGAACATAAATTATGCAACTGGGGCATGAAATTAATTACAGGACCTCATTAATTCATTACAAAAGTGAATTAAGAGTTACATTCCCAGTCACATGGATGGTACATGCACGACATGTCAAACTAAGAACTgagaaattacatttcagtgaaGTTTTGAACGTTATCTGCAACATTATTGCAAATTGTCGCAGGTTATCTGAAGCAAATTATTGAAAATTACTGAAAGTTATCTGCAAAAAATCTTTAACATATTGGGTATATCAGAAATGCACATCCGGTAAGGGTTATTAGTTCCTGCCAAATTCAAAAACGCATTTGTTTTTACTAACTTTcttgttttaataaatttcTCCTTACAAAACAGACAAGCCAGGATCCTCCCCGAGGCTCAGGAGGTGAGGAGGATGGGAACACTGCAAAGTAGCATCGCATTTTATAAGCTGACCGCAGAACCCAGTCCTTAGCTGTGGACGACCGAAAGCGGATGCCCTGGCCTTAGAGCCGTAGGTCACAGAAGCAAATGGCGCCGGGGACAAAACCCCTCTTTTCTGCAAGAATTTATGGGGTTTTGAGGGCATGTCGTTTCAGTTTGACTTTGATTGATGCACGCACAAGCCTTCCTCCaactgccccaccccctgcctggCACCAGCTCTTCTCTGATTGGCCTCTGAGTGACAGCAGTCAGCAAAAATGCAATTGCTCAGACCGCAGAATCCACCAGCACTAGCAGCACACCCCGCCCCGCTGCCCCTGACCTGGGCTGACCCCCTCATAGTGGCTCTgcaaaccccctcccctcccaaactGCAGGCCAGGCCTCTTTCAGCTCTTTTGTCTGGAGCTTTCTTTAGCACCTCTGTGCTGAATGAAGTGAGTCACCACGGAGGGTGTGGTAGACTGCAAGAGAAGGGGATAAAATGCTGATCACTGCAAAGCAGGGCGCAGCCTTGACACAAAAGGGGAACCCCAATTTGAACCCAAAGCCCTGGGACCCACTCCACAGCCAGACACGTAAACCTGAAATTCAAGGAGCGATCTGACTCGAACTGGATCCAATGTACATCTGTACAATAACAGAGCACAGGAGAGTTCCACTTCTGGTCTGGATCCCAAGTACAGCTGTACAGCAACAGCAGAGCTCTGCCAAGGGCATGTCCAATGGCTTGTGCAATGACCCGATAGAGTGATTATTAGAGACAACATTATTGGAACAGAAATACTAAGCCCACAAGCTTCAGATACCAGAACTTTGTTCTCAGTAAGCAGCAGAAAGGAGCGCCGTGATACCCAGGACAACCTGCAAATCTCCAGGCCTGCATCCCAGCATAGCACAAACAGCATGACCTACACACCTATGGCAACAGATCAACAGAGGTCAACTGGAGTCTACAGCCAGGATGCAGGTCTGCATCCCCGGTTGGGCAGTTTATCATGGGTCCAGGACACAGGCTTCTGCCAAgcaaactaataataataataataataataataataataacttctGACATCAAATAACAATTACTGTTAAGGaagcatttcttatttttttgttttttatttttataaagagtTACACAGAAAGCCTTTAGTTTGAAAACCATATTCCCCACAGAATgcccaggcaaaaaaaaaacaaaaaaaaactgaaaaacaagcaTGCATACAGGTAGGTAAGCCTATAAACAAAGACAAAGCACAGTTTAAAACAGAATTACAGAGCATTATGAAACACTTTAAGATAAATATACAGCCATTGTATATGAAAATGCTTACAGATGACAAAGTGGAGAGGACTGTGACACAAGCTTTGTGATTTCTGCTGTTTAATGCTGATTAATGCCAGACAGAGCTGCAGGCACACTGGCCCTGGAAGGATGTAGCCTATGTAACATGCACGTTGCGCTATGAGGGCACTGTTAATCAGCTATAAGGCTAAGGCTAATGACtctgtgcgcccccccccccttcggtAATCAATTAATCCAGGGGATTTATTGTTTTGACAGGTGGTAGCTCATCTCTGCTTGTACATATCCATAATTAAACCAGTCAGATTGGAGGAAAATCAAATGATTCCTCTCCATCGAATTAATAACAGAAAGAGGGCATGCATGCGATAAACAGGCCTTGCTTTGAAACCGAGGAATGTCCTGTATGCCCTATTTCGCTTCACGCACCGGAAAAGACGACAGCACTAACCAGCAGGATTAGATTTGATCCTGTGGCAAatgtttacatgtttttatttttattttttgaagagtCAAAACATTAGTGTTTACTGCCCTTGAGGGTGAGGGGAGATTCAAATAATCTTCCTCCAAAGCTGCTTTTCTTGGCAAGGATCTCAGAAAAATCCTGAACCATCCCGCTGACCCTAGAGTGTGAAGGAAGGGGGGAGATGATGAAAATGCCATTCCTGCACTAAGGAAAGAGCAGGAGGCAAAAAGCAATAGCAcaggtttttcctggctcaaaatcaGGCAGTGGTGGGGTGCCAACCAAACTCATGCAAGGGCTAAACCCCAGCCACAAGTTCTAGGTTGAGTATTAATTGTAAAGCAGTGTTCTGCAGGGTTCAACGAATGCCTCAGCACCCCTGGTTACTCCCCCGAGAGTTCTGGCCCAACCCCAGGAACATGCCAATCCCCTGGTCTGGGCACGTGGAGCAGGTCCACGGTAAACAGGACAATGCCATCTGTGAAGTTGACTGCAGGCCAGAGCCGCTTCCAATGGTAGCAGGAAAGTCAGGGCTTGCCCTCACTTCCCCACatgctgatctgagatcagttaGCCCGACCTTAGTTCAAAACTCAGCTATTAGGTCAGCAGAGGTAGTTCACAAGTGGTATCCTCACTGGTAAACACTGGGTAGTGTAAAACTAGCATGTTTTTTGGGAAGTGTCTGAAAAATCTGGACATGCTCCACTAGCTGTCCTGGGATAGAGGGGGGTTGATGGTCAAATCCATCAAACCTGCACTGCACTCCATCTCACTAGTCCTCGCTGCAAAGCCACCACCCTACCGGGTGATCAATCGTCATCACGTGGTACAGCCCTCGGACTGACAGACACCGGGGCAGACCTGTTCTGAGATCTGGGGCATCGGTAAATCTCCCCTGCTAACGGCAAACGTCTTTGTGCCCGTGAAAGAACTGGAAAGGCCAAACCGAGGTGCGTGCGGGAGGTCTCTGTGAATCAACAGACTTTCCATATGACAGCCATGCTGTGCATAAAGAAGCCACCTCTGAATCAGCAATGAGGTGAAACGGCTTCCAGGGGCAATGACTCACATATGCGTTTTTGTTCTGATAAAGCTTTGGCCTACCCGGACTCTGGGAAAGGCAAAATAATTAAGGTCCTCCACTTCTAGGTGCTTCAGTGTACATGCCAGCTGTCTGCTATAGGACAAACAGCCTGTTGTTTGAACAGGCCACATTGCTGCATTAACATTACAGAAACTGGTCCATTCTCATCCTTCAATGTGCACCAGTGTCACATTCACTATTTTGGAGCAAACTATAAACCAAATGCTCAAGCTAATGGTTTCATCTATGGAACTTCATAAAGACAACACAATTATTACAATATTGATTTTAAGTGACACATATTTTATCAGACCACATATCACTTGGATAAGGTGCCAGAATGGTGTCATTGATTTCCTATTAGtgtgaaacatttaaaagcTTCCTGTCTAAATCGAAAAAGCTTCTTGACAACCGCAAAAACCATGACAAGCCTCCCATCCAAAGTCAATTTGCTTTAACAGAAATTAAGATAAGACCTTCCCTAAAGAGAATGACTAAAGCCACAGTTCAATATTATCGCAATATGCTCAATTCTTAACTTTGAGTAACACAATCGAAACTATAGATTTTTGTTCCTAAATCAAATACGTATGATTTGCAACTTTCTATTAGCTAATTTTGTGGTAATTGCTAAAATCCATATAGAATAGTCAAGGAAAACGCACACTGATTTGAACAGGAGCCTACGTATGATCATGTTGTTTCAGTAATTTTCCATTGATTTCTTCCAATCAATGCTGATTGGAAGAAGCAAAACCAAAATATGAATTCAAAACACAGGGCAGACCAGGCtaagacaaacacaaataagCCAAGAGCTAACACTTTAGTCTGCTTGTGTAATTTACTCTGGATTTTATACGCTTGCTCTCGCATTCGGCATGCACGTTCCTGTGCGTGCGTTATCACATTTGAATACTTGGAGGGATTGCAGCACCCGACACCACAAGTAGAAAATCGTATAGAGGAATTACAGAAAGCAAACACATTGAATCGATATCGATACAAAAATGCCATCCTGAAAAGGTTTAAAATATGGCATGTTTAAAAGAGAAAGGACACTTTAAGGATCGGTTAATACTCACCATTAAGACCGTTGGGGATGCTCCGATGGTGGTGTGGCGCTGACAGGTCGTCCATCGACCTCCGGATGGTTCCTATCGTAGCCACAGCCGGCTTGTGTATGTGGTTGTTGTGGTGATCCGGACTGCCGGCGCTGCCCGTGCTGGACGTACTGCTGCCATCCCCGACATCCCGGACAGCGCCAGAGCCGTTCAGATTGGTCAGACTGGACTGACTGTCGATGGAACTTCTGGAGCCGGCTCCGTTCTGCTCCTCATCCAGCATGAGAACGATCTCCTTTAGCTCCACGTTCTCGCGCATCACAGTCTCTTGGTTGGCCTCAAGATCCTTCAGCTTCTGCTGATAAGCACCCACCTCTTTCCACAAGGCACTGGCCGTGTACCTGCCGAACCGTTGCCACTCCCGGGACAACTTCTTGCCCCTCTGTCTATCATCATCCAGGAAACAGCACAGCTCCCTGAGCTCGTGGTTGTCGTCCTGTAGCTTTTGGTTCACCTCTTTCAGGCCCCGGATCTCATGGAGGTGGACTTGCAGTCTCCGGTTGACGTCTTTCATCATGTTGCCGTGTTCCACCATGAGGTTCATCCGTTCGTTATCCACCTTTCTCAGTCTTTTGATTAGATCCTCTTTGCTGCATTTTAACAGTTCGTCGTCGGAAAACTGACTCAAATTATCATTATGCCCATCCAATTGGTTTTTagccatttttcagttttgccttttttacAGTTTGGCAGGAGATGTCTAGTCGACAAAATTGGCTAGCCGAGCTGTAACGGTGATATAATCAAATCTGAATGCATGATGAAGAAAATAACTCCGATGACACATGCGCTTAAAAGCTCAAACTAATTAAACGgaaataaatttataaaatgcGCTGTATCTACTAATCTATTAGAAACGACCGATAGCAAACAGTGTTGTTCcgatgtttgaaaaaaaaaaaaaacttcatcaGCAGGTagcaaaataaatttacataggctattcagctatCCAGTCTTCATGAACGCAGATAAACGGTGAGGTAGGCTATTATCctcacacacaagcagccaAATCTCACCTTTTGAATTTTCTCTATCCCAATGATGCAGTTAGTTCACCATTTTGCAAAACTACGAAGGCATTTTCCACAACGATTCTAAATGAAACGGGCTTccaaaataattcaaaacacAATGGATATCAGATTtcaaaacaacttttaaaatcccgataaaatatgaaatacccAGGCTGTCGCTTTGATCCAGGAATTAACCGCATACGACCGACCGAACACGCTCAGTCGGCGAATGGATTTTCCAAAGCAGTTGTCGGATTGAATCTTCTGGCAGGTTGGAATTTGCTCAGCCCCTCTTCTTTCACGGGCTTGATTCAAAATGTTCAAGAGGATTTCGGTCACGACCAATCCAGACGCCAGGAAAGTCTGGGCAGGTGCCTCTGTGAAAGGCACTGAATTATCAAGCCGTTCAGTCGACAGGCACTGCCTTCTTAAAGGGCCAGCAGCGAAAATCGCTCCTGAAAAGTCTTGAacgaaattattttttactatccacttgcacaaataaatatctgttttaacattttaaataccaCAACCCTTGCACACATATTAAAAAGCGAAACGGACAAAAAGATGCttaaatgtgcatgacaaacaaaataacaacaaatataaaatacaaaaattagcATATGCTACGGAGTATTCAGACGTTCTGGTTATAGCAGTAGTATTCAACTTTGGTCCTGGGAACCCAAAGTTCATGCTGGTTTCGTTCCGACTACAAttgcaattccagaattttattaaactgttaggtgcttttcatgtgtagagggattatttaccctcttatgccacattatgtcagacaTAGCTGTGCAATCCATTAACATAAAAGCCCCATGTTTACATTgagctatattgcaaacaaacaaaaaaagtaacaaaaaaatttGAACTGATCAAATTCAGGACTGAGGGGCATCAATGAAATCCTATAGGTTATGAAACAAATGTGCTTAAGttgtttcataattttatttccttataAATAGTGACATAATTGAAGTTTGGCTTATTATCATTTCCTCTGTCgatgaattcttcattatcgaCCAAATGGTTAGTATCAGTGACCATGTTTCCACACcctcaccaattaggagcctactgattcacctcagtctttaactttatcagttaaattattttgtaaccTCTTTTATGCGGTTGCGCAATATAGTACAATAAGCACAAAGTGAACATGGGGCTTTTGTTCTTagtggcatgcatagctatttctgacataatgtggcttccctctaaacatgaaaagcacccaataaagaaaaattaacagcttgttaataT harbors:
- the LOC135257003 gene encoding coiled-coil domain-containing protein 85C-A-like isoform X3, yielding MAKNQLDGHNDNLSQFSDDELLKCSKEDLIKRLRKVDNERMNLMVEHGNMMKDVNRRLQVHLHEIRGLKEVNQKLQDDNHELRELCCFLDDDRQRGKKLSREWQRFGRYTASALWKEVGAYQQKLKDLEANQETVMRENVELKEIVLMLDEEQNGAGSRSSIDSQSSLTNLNGSGAVRDVGDGSSTSSTGSAGSPDHHNNHIHKPAVATIGTIRRSMDDLSAPHHHRSIPNGLNGSAGWFRIFLRSLPRKAALEEDYLNLPSPSRAVNTNVLTLQKIKIKTCKHLPQDQI
- the LOC135257003 gene encoding coiled-coil domain-containing protein 85C-A-like isoform X1, with protein sequence MAKNQLDGHNDNLSQFSDDELLKCSKEDLIKRLRKVDNERMNLMVEHGNMMKDVNRRLQVHLHEIRGLKEVNQKLQDDNHELRELCCFLDDDRQRGKKLSREWQRFGRYTASALWKEVGAYQQKLKDLEANQETVMRENVELKEIVLMLDEEQNGAGSRSSIDSQSSLTNLNGSGAVRDVGDGSSTSSTGSAGSPDHHNNHIHKPAVATIGTIRRSMDDLSAPHHHRSIPNGLNESSSNYIRQLETKVRILEDDKNKLLSQSSSGDLRTLRKGMTLYHSESQLSALLSPHQDGLNNGSTRIPNSESSPTAGYLPPVQKPEAVVHAMKVLEVHENLDKQIPDDYEEDLSEKEKAIVREMCNVVWRKLGDAAGSKPSIRQHLSGNQFKGPL
- the LOC135257003 gene encoding coiled-coil domain-containing protein 85C-B-like isoform X2, with the translated sequence MAKNQLDGHNDNLSQFSDDELLKCSKEDLIKRLRKVDNERMNLMVEHGNMMKDVNRRLQVHLHEIRGLKEVNQKLQDDNHELRELCCFLDDDRQRGKKLSREWQRFGRYTASALWKEVGAYQQKLKDLEANQETVMRENVELKEIVLMLDEEQNGAGSRSSIDSQSSLTNLNGSGAVRDVGDGSSTSSTGSAGSPDHHNNHIHKPAVATIGTIRRSMDDLSAPHHHRSIPNGLNESSSNYIRQLETKVRILEDDKNKLLSQLCSSGRCIPAPGQSQWGLSRGEDSEINKEKYK
- the LOC135257003 gene encoding coiled-coil domain-containing protein 85C-A-like isoform X4 encodes the protein MAKNQLDGHNDNLSQFSDDELLKCSKEDLIKRLRKVDNERMNLMVEHGNMMKDVNRRLQVHLHEIRGLKEVNQKLQDDNHELRELCCFLDDDRQRGKKLSREWQRFGRYTASALWKEVGAYQQKLKDLEANQETVMRENVELKEIVLMLDEEQNGAGSRSSIDSQSSLTNLNGSGAVRDVGDGSSTSSTGSAGSPDHHNNHIHKPAVATIGTIRRSMDDLSAPHHHRSIPNGLNDSWHVH